One segment of Polaribacter huanghezhanensis DNA contains the following:
- a CDS encoding type II toxin-antitoxin system VapC family toxin — MDRVLIDTDVLLDFFFDRKPFAEYSAQILNLCTEKEIKGFTTPVIISNIYYLLRKTAKHAFVVEKIKQLLTFIDVIKMDKTTVINALNSEFKDFEDALQNFSAIENGQIKIILTRNIKDYKKSKLAVLTPEAYLKVIGL; from the coding sequence ATGGATAGAGTTCTAATCGATACAGACGTTCTTCTAGATTTCTTCTTTGACAGAAAACCATTTGCAGAATATTCGGCCCAAATTTTAAATCTTTGTACAGAAAAAGAAATAAAAGGATTTACAACTCCAGTAATTATCTCAAACATATACTATTTGCTTAGAAAAACAGCCAAACATGCATTTGTAGTTGAAAAAATAAAACAACTTCTTACTTTTATTGATGTCATAAAAATGGATAAAACCACTGTAATAAATGCACTGAATTCTGAATTTAAAGATTTTGAAGATGCGCTACAAAATTTTTCGGCAATAGAAAATGGACAGATTAAAATTATTCTAACAAGAAATATAAAAGACTATAAAAAGAGTAAACTAGCTGTTTTAACACCTGAAGCTTATTTAAAAGTAATTGGTTTATAA
- a CDS encoding DUF6364 family protein, protein MSTKLTLTIQGEIIERAKSYAKEQNRSLSDIIENYLKMITKDQHPKSKKLNPAVESLKGSFKMPKNMDYKKELKERVEKKYL, encoded by the coding sequence ATGAGCACAAAATTAACATTAACGATACAAGGAGAAATCATTGAAAGAGCAAAAAGCTATGCGAAAGAACAAAATAGAAGTTTGTCAGATATTATAGAAAACTATTTAAAAATGATTACCAAAGATCAGCATCCTAAAAGCAAAAAACTGAATCCAGCAGTTGAATCATTAAAAGGTTCTTTTAAAATGCCAAAAAACATGGATTATAAAAAAGAGCTTAAGGAGAGAGTGGAAAAAAAATATTTATAA